The Perca fluviatilis chromosome 2, GENO_Pfluv_1.0, whole genome shotgun sequence genome includes a region encoding these proteins:
- the si:ch211-137a8.2 gene encoding nesprin-2 has translation MEEFPVPSESPLLSAEEETQRWDCSWSQDGDLRGCGLLERKWLLWQDFMTEQAHLDAWLRLAEQAVGSTGPAHFSYVTAKEDLRKFERLRTEAGPRLVQLDGLTRRNRTLTRLFRGAMRARLLAAARECGHRWDEVNAKLESITGRLKLFVSEWEELEAEREELALWLADLDVRLTEVDHLTGNT, from the exons ATGGAGGAGTTTCCGGTTCCTTCGGAGTCTCCTTTGCTTTCCGCTGAGGAGGAAACGCAGCGCTGGGACTGCAGCTGGAGCCAAGATGGAGACCTGCGGGGGTGTGGACT GCTGGAGAGGAAGTGGCTCCTCTGGCAGGACTTCATGACCGAACAGGCCCACCTGGACGCCTGGCTGCGATTGGCTGAGCAGGCTGTCGGTTCCACTGGCCCCGCCCACTTCTCCTACGTCACCGCCAAGGAGGACTTGAGGAAGTTCGAG AGGCTGCGGACCGAGGCCGGCCCTCGCCTGGTCCAGCTGGACGGTCTGACCCGGAGGAATCGAACGCTGACTCGGCTGTTTCGGGGCGCCATGCGGGCTCGGCTGCTGGCGGCGGCGAGGGAGTGCGGGCACCGCTGGGACGAAGTGAACGCCAAACTGGAATCAATCACCGGGCGACTGAAG ctgttcGTCTCGGAGTGGGAGGAGCTTgaggcagagagggaggagcTCGCTCTCTGGTTGGCTGACCTGGACGTCCGTCTGACGGAGGTGGATCACCTGACGGGGAACACCTGA